One Planktothrix serta PCC 8927 genomic window carries:
- a CDS encoding C2 family cysteine protease: protein MTLTTQQANRAPVVTTYNRTVKRGQSITSSFTVTDADGDTITRYAIYDGNTNSNSGYFTLNGVKQSAGQVIYLNANQLSGLKFVGGSTATSDNLFIAASDGKTWSNWSQHKVTTEAGSAPTVSIQNATVNANTAMSLNFTTSDKDGDKVTRYEFFDSNAQATSGYFTVNGVRQAAGRGFFVDADKLHTVKFVGGAAASTDRISVRATDGIDGWGALSYVNFTTQAPVTNDWFDLNIKDTTIRALARERFQDGIFSRQEMIDIFDSAKDGGIVDTNEFADLKLLSSDVTYIKMADHARVLSQKIAHGNKANQKYIGQSLGNLYAGSSADHLQKLIDEHFFGKDLPLAKGEYAYGEANEATYKYVQGQLFQNGIQYTDVRQGFLGDCYYLAALAGIALADSNKIKDMFIDNRDETYTVRFFNNGQTDYVTVNRFLPTEPNGTLSFARAGNFWNTYTNSSNELWVALAEKAYAQINEAGWIGQDGTNSYKGIEGGGAQVAAEQVARLKGSYHGFDNWTVADAISAFASGAIVFFSSRSEQHKAQIGSKKLVGGHAYLLKSYDTVKRTVTLFNPHNSGNSYDGDGYLTVSWNDIPQYFYAWRKAV, encoded by the coding sequence GTGACCCTGACGACGCAGCAAGCCAACCGCGCTCCGGTGGTCACCACCTACAATCGAACAGTCAAACGTGGTCAGAGCATCACATCAAGCTTTACTGTAACGGATGCTGATGGTGATACCATTACACGGTATGCAATTTACGACGGTAACACAAATAGTAACAGTGGTTACTTCACGCTCAATGGAGTCAAGCAATCTGCGGGTCAGGTTATTTATCTCAATGCCAATCAGTTGAGTGGTCTGAAGTTTGTCGGTGGCTCGACAGCTACCAGCGATAATCTCTTCATAGCTGCATCTGATGGCAAGACCTGGAGTAATTGGTCACAGCACAAAGTAACTACTGAAGCAGGTTCGGCTCCAACAGTAAGCATTCAAAATGCTACTGTGAACGCAAACACTGCCATGTCGCTCAACTTCACGACCAGTGACAAGGATGGTGATAAAGTCACTCGCTATGAGTTCTTCGACAGTAATGCCCAAGCAACCAGTGGTTACTTTACGGTTAATGGTGTCCGGCAGGCCGCAGGTCGGGGCTTCTTTGTCGATGCTGATAAGCTACATACGGTCAAGTTTGTTGGTGGAGCAGCGGCTAGCACCGATCGCATCTCAGTGCGGGCTACTGATGGGATTGATGGTTGGGGAGCATTGAGCTATGTCAACTTCACGACTCAAGCACCTGTCACCAATGACTGGTTTGACCTGAATATCAAGGACACAACCATTCGCGCCCTTGCACGGGAGCGTTTCCAAGATGGAATATTTTCTCGCCAGGAGATGATTGACATCTTTGACTCTGCGAAGGATGGTGGGATTGTCGATACAAATGAGTTTGCCGACCTGAAGCTACTCTCCAGTGATGTAACTTACATCAAGATGGCAGATCATGCCCGAGTCTTGAGCCAGAAGATCGCCCACGGCAACAAGGCTAATCAAAAATACATTGGTCAATCCTTGGGGAATCTCTATGCGGGAAGCAGTGCGGATCATCTTCAGAAGCTGATTGATGAACACTTTTTTGGGAAAGATTTACCGCTTGCGAAGGGTGAATATGCTTATGGTGAAGCGAATGAAGCTACCTATAAGTATGTCCAAGGACAACTATTCCAAAACGGCATTCAATATACTGATGTTCGCCAGGGATTTCTGGGCGATTGCTACTATCTTGCTGCCTTAGCTGGCATAGCTTTGGCTGATTCCAACAAAATCAAGGATATGTTCATCGACAATCGTGATGAAACCTACACAGTTCGCTTTTTCAACAATGGTCAAACAGATTATGTGACTGTCAACCGTTTTCTTCCGACAGAACCGAATGGAACATTATCTTTTGCGAGAGCAGGAAATTTCTGGAATACCTATACCAATTCCAGCAATGAACTTTGGGTCGCACTAGCGGAGAAAGCCTATGCTCAAATCAATGAGGCTGGTTGGATTGGTCAAGACGGCACAAATAGTTACAAAGGTATTGAAGGAGGAGGCGCACAGGTTGCAGCAGAACAGGTTGCCCGTCTCAAAGGAAGTTATCATGGCTTTGATAATTGGACTGTCGCAGATGCGATTTCAGCATTTGCCTCGGGCGCAATTGTTTTCTTTAGTTCGCGAAGTGAGCAACACAAAGCACAAATTGGCTCAAAGAAACTTGTTGGGGGTCATGCCTATTTGCTGAAAAGCTACGATACTGTCAAGCGGACAGTCACACTGTTTAACCCCCATAACTCTGGGAATTCATACGACGGTGATGGTTATTTAACGGTCAGTTGGAATGATATCCCTCAATACTTCTACGCTTGGAGAAAAGCCGTATAG
- a CDS encoding S8 family serine peptidase, with the protein MTSQKRFFGSPAPQHPQSFILEPILTPSGFIDGGDDTPDLADLQLTTPLDDELDSSPDEGDVTDGGEDLAIYVEETPEILADDDLEEIPFVTDLDSDPDITDESQDLVGEDLAETDVELLETQDFNPVTEITEESNIPENLESETSLDLIDDESYSSEELSPESITETLEENALEETDLSEEISIQNETKLQSQSQLDGQEIESESELETDNSTVSEVEEESTTEITPTEQIDAESEVDVVDAIATSTPNFEFDSGVFTVGENGEVGIDYLFDGGKYKGQLAIFSLEGMEQFEPGSSEFIQEAASRALSNSELGHIVIYDATEGARFNGELSNEVDWNQGEYQGVKTFNMQAGDQFAIMLVPNGKVAQVFNNPDAEGSLRPLFSLATANPEDGFSVGQIADVTGDGNTFVMEDLRVDGNTDKDYNDLIFQVRGATGKAVHLDDVINPAKDWRSSDLGEGLIAYAKPYITPEDPLPEIEDDLASLVDELDGLLTDDFDFELETESEVIADETTPELETESEVIVDETIPETESEAIVTETIPESETETEVIVDETIPESETESEVIVDETNSESETESEVIVAKTTPESETESEVIVSEDNQDLIEETEPIVIGGEENDTLTEVETPEYPTEIINDPEEISIDNNPIVPLNITEDNSEIIESEITPIVPQEPSNELVDRLENLTQQLRNQTLSEQPVNETLITRLEQLTTQLQNKPSTSLNSTALQLIEKLEAKLGTQPPILTPIEPPIEFEFVTENQPLVGVIDTGFSGNNPDIDYTRITWGSDKVDGDADPTLAPGTGNEHGTHVLGIIAAQQNNGIGIDGINDNAPIWAGRAIGSGKWAESLVEFVDAAKASGQPNAVVNLSLDLTQIDAQGNVTTRYELTPQERAAIEYARQNGVLIVAASGNDGGVMSVLGQASQEFDNIITVGAAERFNDEIALSKAYNRTEYSSYGYGLDIVAPGGTIDNPQLSLTGEGVSAMAGTSVATAKVTGAISQVWAANPELSYRQVIEIVKNTATDLGATGFDLETGAGLLNMVAAVQLAKATYEEVIVEEKQPGNPAFQDDEILRDDWRPSTAYDPDVLIAQDDIPATVDPESVINPWDIEQPNRDWNPEEDGFGNPGTSTANRMPVVTLHNQQMGVNETIAASSFFSAFDPDGDDILQYKFYSSDQMPGSGYFTLNGVKTGSSFTINADQLKDLQFVSGSEPGKTQTFSIRASDGNVWSSEINAVINPQTINGSIQENKQPEIIVNNRAFNPGETVALSTLFSVNDGDGDAMQIYHIYDRDQGNNSGYITLNGVKQSGSIYVNASQLKDMQFVASSESGKTETLAIRAFDGKHWSQYSNFVANPLPINGSAATNRVPVISTNNVALSPGATVPASSIFSVQDPDGDAMQIYYFHNQDSSSNSGYFTLNGVKQPRTLHINASQLQDLQFVAGSEAGKEQSIIIAAFDGKNWSDDLVVPINSSTSVEETQPSNTEPSTPTPGASPVXGLNKSQGTTDYIID; encoded by the coding sequence ATGACTTCCCAGAAAAGGTTTTTTGGTTCCCCTGCTCCGCAGCATCCGCAGTCTTTTATCCTTGAACCGATCCTGACACCGAGTGGTTTTATCGATGGTGGGGACGATACACCTGATCTCGCCGATCTCCAACTCACAACACCCCTGGATGATGAATTAGATAGCTCACCAGACGAAGGGGATGTTACAGATGGTGGCGAAGATTTAGCAATTTACGTTGAGGAAACCCCAGAAATCCTAGCTGATGACGACCTAGAAGAAATTCCTTTTGTCACTGATTTAGACTCAGACCCAGATATTACTGATGAGAGTCAGGACTTAGTTGGGGAAGATTTAGCGGAAACAGATGTAGAACTTTTAGAAACTCAAGATTTTAATCCGGTTACTGAAATTACCGAAGAAAGCAATATTCCTGAAAATTTAGAGAGTGAAACATCCTTAGACTTAATAGATGATGAATCCTATTCCTCTGAAGAATTATCGCCAGAAAGCATAACAGAAACCCTTGAAGAAAATGCTTTAGAGGAAACTGATCTCTCTGAGGAAATATCCATCCAAAATGAAACTAAATTACAATCTCAATCTCAGCTTGATGGTCAAGAAATAGAAAGCGAATCTGAGTTAGAAACCGATAATTCAACTGTTTCAGAAGTCGAGGAAGAATCCACAACAGAAATAACACCAACTGAACAAATAGACGCAGAGAGTGAAGTTGATGTAGTAGATGCGATCGCCACCTCAACCCCTAACTTTGAATTTGATTCCGGCGTGTTTACCGTTGGAGAAAATGGAGAAGTTGGGATTGATTATCTATTTGATGGTGGGAAATATAAAGGACAATTAGCCATCTTTAGTTTAGAGGGGATGGAACAATTTGAACCGGGTTCATCGGAATTTATTCAAGAAGCAGCGAGTCGAGCTTTAAGTAACTCAGAATTGGGTCATATTGTGATTTATGATGCTACTGAAGGGGCAAGATTCAACGGAGAATTATCTAATGAAGTTGATTGGAATCAAGGGGAATATCAGGGTGTAAAAACTTTCAATATGCAAGCTGGAGATCAGTTTGCAATTATGTTAGTTCCCAATGGAAAAGTCGCCCAAGTTTTTAACAATCCTGATGCAGAAGGTTCACTGCGTCCTCTATTTTCCCTCGCAACTGCTAATCCAGAAGATGGATTTAGTGTTGGACAAATTGCTGATGTAACTGGCGATGGAAATACCTTCGTGATGGAGGATTTACGAGTAGATGGTAATACGGATAAAGACTACAATGATCTGATTTTTCAAGTCAGAGGAGCAACGGGAAAAGCCGTTCATTTAGATGATGTTATTAACCCTGCAAAAGACTGGCGTTCTTCTGATTTAGGTGAAGGGTTAATTGCTTATGCTAAACCTTATATTACGCCAGAAGATCCACTTCCAGAAATTGAGGACGATCTCGCTTCGTTAGTCGATGAACTCGATGGTTTACTCACAGATGATTTTGATTTTGAACTAGAAACAGAATCAGAAGTTATTGCTGATGAAACTACTCCTGAACTAGAAACAGAATCAGAAGTTATTGTTGATGAAACTATTCCTGAAACAGAATCAGAAGCTATTGTTACTGAAACTATTCCTGAATCTGAAACAGAAACAGAAGTTATTGTTGATGAAACTATTCCTGAATCTGAAACAGAATCAGAAGTTATTGTTGATGAAACTAACTCTGAATCTGAAACAGAATCAGAAGTTATTGTTGCTAAAACAACTCCTGAATCTGAAACAGAATCAGAAGTTATTGTCTCTGAAGACAATCAAGATTTAATTGAAGAAACAGAACCCATTGTTATAGGAGGTGAAGAAAATGATACATTAACCGAAGTAGAAACTCCTGAATATCCGACGGAAATCATCAATGATCCCGAAGAAATATCCATCGACAATAATCCGATTGTACCGCTTAATATTACTGAGGATAACAGTGAAATAATAGAAAGCGAAATCACGCCAATTGTTCCACAAGAACCGAGTAATGAATTAGTAGATCGACTAGAAAATCTCACCCAACAATTACGCAATCAAACCCTATCGGAGCAACCCGTTAATGAAACACTGATTACGCGCTTAGAACAATTAACCACCCAACTGCAAAACAAACCCTCTACCAGCCTCAATTCTACCGCCTTACAATTAATCGAAAAACTAGAAGCAAAATTAGGAACTCAACCCCCAATTCTTACACCCATCGAACCGCCTATTGAGTTTGAATTTGTGACAGAAAATCAACCCTTAGTTGGGGTAATTGATACCGGATTTAGTGGGAATAATCCTGATATTGACTACACTCGAATTACCTGGGGAAGCGATAAAGTTGATGGCGATGCTGACCCCACTTTAGCACCAGGAACAGGCAACGAACATGGAACTCATGTATTAGGAATTATTGCCGCCCAACAAAATAACGGCATTGGTATTGATGGGATTAATGATAACGCTCCGATTTGGGCGGGACGAGCCATTGGTTCAGGAAAATGGGCAGAATCTTTAGTGGAATTTGTCGATGCGGCTAAAGCATCAGGACAACCGAATGCTGTCGTTAATTTGAGTTTAGATTTAACCCAAATTGATGCCCAGGGGAATGTCACGACTCGTTATGAATTAACCCCACAAGAACGAGCCGCGATTGAATATGCTCGGCAGAATGGGGTATTAATTGTAGCGGCGTCGGGTAATGATGGCGGTGTGATGTCAGTTTTGGGTCAAGCTTCCCAGGAGTTTGATAATATTATTACCGTTGGGGCGGCGGAACGGTTTAATGACGAAATTGCCCTTTCTAAAGCCTATAACCGCACTGAATATTCCAGTTATGGTTATGGGTTAGATATTGTTGCCCCAGGAGGCACTATCGACAATCCCCAATTATCCCTGACTGGTGAGGGAGTTAGCGCAATGGCTGGGACATCTGTTGCTACGGCTAAAGTAACGGGGGCAATTTCCCAAGTTTGGGCAGCAAATCCAGAGTTAAGCTATCGCCAAGTGATTGAGATTGTTAAGAATACGGCAACGGATTTGGGTGCAACTGGGTTTGACCTAGAAACAGGTGCTGGGTTGTTGAATATGGTGGCAGCGGTGCAGTTGGCTAAGGCAACCTATGAAGAGGTGATCGTCGAGGAAAAGCAGCCTGGTAATCCCGCTTTTCAAGACGACGAGATTCTCCGCGATGACTGGAGGCCCAGCACCGCTTATGACCCAGATGTTTTGATTGCACAAGACGATATTCCAGCAACCGTAGATCCTGAATCCGTCATCAACCCCTGGGATATTGAGCAACCCAATCGAGATTGGAATCCCGAAGAAGACGGCTTCGGCAACCCTGGCACTAGCACCGCCAATCGTATGCCAGTCGTGACGCTACATAACCAACAAATGGGGGTTAATGAAACTATTGCCGCATCCAGCTTCTTCTCTGCATTTGATCCAGATGGGGATGACATTCTTCAATACAAATTTTATTCATCTGATCAAATGCCCGGTAGTGGCTACTTCACCTTAAATGGGGTTAAGACTGGTTCCTCTTTTACCATCAATGCAGACCAACTCAAGGATTTGCAATTCGTGAGCGGTAGCGAACCAGGAAAGACTCAGACGTTTTCAATTCGGGCTTCTGATGGCAATGTCTGGAGTTCAGAGATTAATGCTGTCATCAATCCTCAGACCATTAATGGCTCTATCCAGGAAAACAAACAACCAGAAATTATTGTAAATAATCGCGCATTTAATCCAGGAGAAACTGTAGCACTGTCTACTCTATTTAGTGTCAATGATGGTGATGGTGACGCTATGCAGATCTATCACATTTACGACCGAGATCAGGGTAATAACAGTGGCTATATCACGCTTAATGGTGTAAAGCAATCTGGCTCAATTTATGTCAATGCGAGCCAGTTGAAAGATATGCAATTTGTTGCGAGTAGCGAATCGGGCAAAACTGAAACTCTTGCTATTCGGGCTTTTGATGGTAAGCACTGGAGTCAATACAGTAATTTTGTAGCCAATCCACTTCCTATCAATGGCTCCGCAGCTACTAACCGTGTACCCGTGATTAGTACCAACAACGTTGCTCTATCCCCCGGTGCTACTGTTCCTGCATCAAGCATCTTCAGCGTCCAAGATCCTGACGGCGACGCAATGCAAATTTACTACTTCCATAACCAAGACTCCAGTAGTAACAGTGGCTACTTCACCTTAAATGGTGTAAAACAGCCTCGGACACTGCACATCAACGCTAGTCAACTTCAAGATTTGCAGTTTGTTGCTGGAAGTGAGGCAGGTAAAGAACAGTCAATTATCATTGCTGCTTTCGATGGCAAAAACTGGAGTGATGATTTAGTAGTTCCTATCAATTCATCAACATCAGTAGAAGAGACCCAACCATCTAACACCGAACCATCGACACCCACTCCTGGAGCATCTCCCGTTNTAGGACTCAATAAAAGTCAAGGAACTACTGATTACATCATAGATTAG
- a CDS encoding two-partner secretion domain-containing protein, whose protein sequence is MTSSRWPLGFVAFTLTSICTSVQAQIIPDATLPINSTVTQQENRFQIDGGTPAGTHLFHSFREFSLPTGTEAFFNNSTEIVNIITRVTGGRVSNLDGLIRANGIANLFLINPNGIIFGPNARLEIGGSFLGSTAESLLFNDGSEFSATNPQAPPLLTINVPIGLQSGSNPGAIINQSNAIDSNGYVIGLQVQPHQTLALMGGAINFLAGVLTAPQGQIQLGSVGSNEQISLTQASTGFAFAYPGVRNFNDINLSQQSKIDTSGVGGGAISLRGRQISLTDNSVITSTTWGNEPGNNILIEAERLRVQNGSSISTATFGAASGGDLTVNTSESIELIGTDNIVNIILSLFSKPDIPILPKDGLLTASFGSGQGGDITLTTETLTALNGGLAFTAAFADGMGGNLILNAKDVNIINAGLMAGTANLGTAGNITLNTQTLRMRDSSVIVTVTLDEGDAGNLTVNATDAIEMLGPLELPETKYLAQQSIGVGATALTSEAYGNGDAGDLTVNTRQLTLNNLAYITASTIGTGQAGNLTVNAEQLQLSNGGAIESATMGFNSGGNLIINVSDTVEMGSYPTKQGNSNSIITVSTRGASAAGDLTLNTRRLMIRDGGRISAITFDSGNGGNIDINASESIEIIGFTPEESDASGIFASVQPSTNQNLGNGGNIQVKTGQLTLENQAIITASGQGKGNAGNIDIQADAISLSNSQIRGITAAGERGNINLQSPQIQLRQGSSISTNSSNRNGGNITINTENLVGLENSDITANAVQGNGGRVVINAQGIFGTNYRQQENPNTSDITATSDLGAEFNGTVELNIPIVDPTSGLVDLQEGFVNAETLIDQRCHPGNPQRSSFIITGSGGLPLNPTTDPLSSDQGWVDHRFSDQQIYPNSQVKSKEIVEAQGWIIHENGTIELVAETTNSRPNSSSIPTPSCPEL, encoded by the coding sequence ATGACATCCTCAAGATGGCCATTAGGTTTTGTTGCCTTCACCCTAACCAGCATCTGTACGTCTGTTCAAGCTCAAATTATTCCTGATGCGACCTTACCGATAAATTCTACGGTCACTCAACAGGAAAACCGTTTTCAAATCGACGGGGGAACACCTGCGGGAACCCATCTGTTTCATAGTTTCCGAGAGTTTTCCTTACCAACGGGTACAGAAGCCTTTTTCAATAACTCAACTGAAATCGTTAATATTATTACTCGTGTGACGGGTGGACGGGTTTCTAACCTGGATGGACTGATTCGAGCCAATGGCATCGCTAACTTATTTTTAATTAACCCGAACGGAATTATTTTTGGCCCCAATGCTCGCCTTGAGATTGGGGGTTCGTTTTTGGGTAGCACGGCTGAAAGCCTATTATTTAATGATGGTAGCGAATTTAGTGCTACTAACCCCCAAGCTCCACCCCTGCTGACTATCAATGTTCCCATCGGGTTGCAATCTGGGTCAAATCCCGGAGCAATTATTAACCAATCTAACGCTATTGATAGCAATGGTTACGTTATCGGTTTGCAGGTTCAACCCCACCAGACCCTAGCTTTAATGGGAGGCGCGATTAATTTCTTGGCTGGGGTTCTCACCGCACCCCAAGGACAGATTCAACTAGGGAGTGTTGGGAGTAACGAACAAATTAGTCTGACTCAAGCAAGCACGGGGTTTGCCTTTGCTTATCCAGGCGTCCGTAACTTTAATGATATTAACTTATCCCAACAGTCTAAAATTGATACAAGCGGAGTCGGTGGGGGTGCAATTTCCCTACGAGGTCGGCAAATAAGTTTGACTGACAATTCTGTTATTACTTCTACAACTTGGGGAAATGAACCGGGCAATAATATTTTAATTGAAGCAGAACGGTTGCGAGTTCAAAATGGCTCCTCAATTTCAACTGCAACTTTCGGAGCAGCTTCGGGTGGAGATTTAACTGTTAATACCTCCGAATCTATTGAACTTATTGGTACTGACAATATTGTCAATATTATTTTATCTTTATTCTCTAAACCTGATATCCCTATCTTACCAAAAGATGGCTTATTGACCGCTAGTTTTGGAAGTGGTCAGGGAGGAGATATCACCTTAACCACAGAAACATTGACAGCACTCAATGGAGGTTTAGCTTTTACAGCCGCTTTTGCCGATGGCATGGGGGGAAATTTAATTTTAAATGCTAAAGATGTCAATATTATTAATGCGGGATTAATGGCAGGTACAGCTAATTTAGGTACAGCCGGAAATATAACGCTGAATACTCAAACATTAAGAATGCGAGATAGTAGCGTTATTGTAACAGTAACCCTAGATGAAGGCGACGCCGGAAATTTAACCGTTAATGCTACGGATGCGATTGAAATGTTAGGCCCCCTAGAATTACCAGAGACAAAATATTTGGCTCAACAGAGTATAGGAGTTGGAGCAACAGCATTAACCTCTGAAGCTTATGGAAATGGAGATGCTGGAGATTTAACTGTCAATACTCGACAACTGACTTTAAATAATCTTGCTTATATTACTGCATCAACAATAGGAACAGGTCAGGCTGGGAATTTAACAGTGAATGCAGAACAGTTACAGTTGTCAAATGGAGGTGCTATAGAATCAGCTACAATGGGTTTCAATTCCGGGGGAAACTTAATCATCAATGTTTCAGATACAGTAGAAATGGGAAGTTATCCAACTAAACAAGGAAATTCCAACAGCATTATAACTGTTTCAACTAGAGGTGCAAGTGCAGCAGGGGACTTAACTCTAAATACCCGAAGATTAATGATTCGAGATGGAGGACGAATATCAGCAATAACATTTGACTCTGGAAATGGTGGAAATATTGATATAAATGCCTCAGAATCTATTGAGATTATCGGTTTTACTCCAGAAGAATCTGATGCTTCTGGAATTTTTGCTAGTGTTCAACCCAGTACAAATCAAAATCTCGGTAATGGTGGTAATATTCAAGTTAAAACTGGACAACTCACTTTAGAGAATCAAGCAATAATTACAGCCAGTGGACAAGGAAAAGGTAATGCTGGAAATATTGATATTCAAGCGGATGCTATTTCCCTGAGTAATAGTCAAATTAGAGGGATAACAGCAGCAGGCGAACGGGGTAATATTAACCTGCAATCTCCTCAAATACAGTTAAGGCAAGGAAGTTCAATCTCGACGAATTCCAGCAATAGAAATGGGGGAAATATTACTATTAATACCGAGAATTTAGTAGGATTAGAAAATAGTGATATTACAGCTAATGCAGTACAGGGAAATGGGGGACGAGTTGTGATTAATGCTCAAGGAATCTTTGGAACAAATTATCGACAACAAGAAAATCCGAACACCAGCGATATTACAGCAACCAGTGATTTAGGAGCAGAATTTAACGGTACAGTTGAGCTTAATATTCCAATTGTTGATCCCACTTCTGGGTTAGTTGATTTACAGGAAGGTTTTGTTAATGCAGAAACATTAATCGATCAACGTTGTCACCCAGGAAATCCCCAACGGAGTAGTTTTATTATTACTGGAAGTGGGGGTTTACCCTTAAATCCTACCACAGACCCCCTGAGTTCTGATCAAGGTTGGGTTGATCATCGGTTTTCAGATCAACAAATATACCCTAATTCTCAAGTAAAGTCAAAAGAGATTGTAGAAGCACAAGGTTGGATTATTCATGAAAATGGTACAATTGAATTAGTGGCTGAAACTACAAATTCCCGTCCTAATTCTTCATCTATTCCTACTCCTTCTTGTCCTGAATTATAG